A genome region from Euphorbia lathyris chromosome 4, ddEupLath1.1, whole genome shotgun sequence includes the following:
- the LOC136226838 gene encoding probable rRNA-processing protein EBP2 homolog — protein sequence MGTMNKDLALYNAKPMQDDGADNTDEEASDIESDSETEENVKLSEPSKDAIYNRDGLIDKLQDISWPENVEWIHKLSVDIEQEQEVDVNDDLTRELAFYTQALEGTRKAFEKIEPMGLPFLRPADYYAEMVKSDTHMEKIKGRLLAEKKNIEESEERRKAREAKKLAKEVQAQKLKERSAQKKTEVEAVKKWRKQRQQSGFAGNKDGEMKLPFEDGEAFGRPEKRRQGVSPGDRSGGKAKQDWKRGGKKRVEKKQMKRETRNSKFGNGGRKGLKKQNTADSVDNFRGSNNGGRPGNNKRKR from the coding sequence GCAAGATGACGGGGCAGATAATACTGATGAAGAAGCATCCGACATCGAATCTGattcagaaacagaagaaaatgtGAAATTATCTGAGCCCTCAAAGGATGCCATATACAATAGAGATGGTCTCATTGATAAACTTCAAGATATCAGCTGGCCAGAGAATGTGGAATGGATACACAAACTCTCCGTCGACATTGAGCAAGAGCAAGAGGTTGATGTGAATGATGACTTAACAAGAGAGCTAGCTTTTTATACACAAGCATTGGAGGGAACACGAAAGGCCTTTGAGAAGATTGAGCCAATGGGACTACCTTTTCTTAGGCCTGCTGATTATTATGCTGAGATGGTTAAATCAGATACACACATGGAGAAAATCAAGGGTCGGCTTTTGGCTGAGAAGAAAAACATTGAGGAGTCTGAGGAGAGAAGGAAGGCTAGAGAAGCCAAGAAACTTGCTAAAGAGGTTCAGGCACAGAAGCTGAAAGAAAGATCTGCCCAGAAGAAAACAGAGGTAGAGGCTGTTAAGAAGTGGAGGAAGCAGAGACAGCAAAGTGGGTTTGCTGGGAACAAAGATGGCGAGATGAAGTTGCCCTTTGAAGATGGAGAGGCCTTTGGAAGGCCGGAAAAGAGAAGGCAAGGAGTGTCTCCGGGTGATCGCTCAGGAGGAAAAGCAAAACAAGATTGGAAAAGGGGGGGCAAAAAGAGAGTGGAGAAGAAACAAATGAAAAGGGAGACGAGAAATTCCAAATTTGGAAATGGTGGGAGGAAAGGTTTGAAAAAGCAGAACACAGCAGATTCTGTCGACAACTTCAGAGGCTCAAACAATGGTGGTAGGCCGGGCAACAACAAAAGGAAGAGGTAA
- the LOC136225444 gene encoding uncharacterized protein encodes MTETTKHSLDIPAVESPNRPSKIPKTQNLSEDDEEDDQLQESSAVAEPMSPTPRIQRYLIALEYMGTRFSGSQKQLTCRTVVGVLEEAFHKFIGQPVSVSLSSRTDSGVHALSNVCHVDVERISKRKPGEVLPPHEPAVVRKAVNHFLQKNEGDIMVTDVRCVPSDFHARYKAQERTYFYRLLSGPEPLSIFDKDRAWHVPEELDLLAMQEACKILVGHHDFSSFRATGCQAKSPIRTLDELSVTEVPSTPYFPSISERKQNSANGDDFCCHKFETDVPNTSLSSTNVAGGLPDVVGLCFGIRNIHRCYVITARSRSFLYHQVRLLVGVLKSVGTGNLTSADVKKILDAKSVTAASPMAPACGLYLGHVKYEIP; translated from the exons ATGACGGAAACTACCAAGCATTCCTTAGATATTCCTGCTGTTGAATCTCCTAACAGACCTTCCAAAATCCCAAAGACTCAAAATCTCAGCGAGGACGACGAAGAAGACGACCAATTGCAAGAATCCAGCGCTGTTGCTGAACCAATGAGTCCAACTCCTAGAATCCAACGCTACTTAATAGCTCTTGAGTATATGGGGACTCGGTTCTCCGGTTCTCAGAAGCAGCTTACTTGTAGAACTGTGGTTGGGGTCCTCGAG GAGGCTTTTCATAAATTTATTGGCCAACCAGTATCAGTCTCCTTGTCAAGCCGAACT GATTCAGGAGTACATGCCTTATCAAATGTTTGTCACGTTGATGTTGAACGCATAAGCAAAAGGAAGCCAGGTGAAGTG TTACCACCTCACGAACCAGCTGTAGTTAGAAAAGCTGTCAACCATTTCTTACAG AAGAATGAAGGTGATATTATGGTGACTGATGTTCGATGTGTTCCTTCTGATTTTCACGCAAGATACAAAGCTCAAGAACGCAC GTACTTCTACCGATTGCTATCTGGACCAGAGCCTTTGTCTATCTTTGACAAAGATCGGGCATGGCATGTACCTGAGGAACTTGATCTGCTTGCTATGCAG GAAGCCTGCAAGATTCTTGTTGGACATCATGATTTCAGTTCCTTCAGGGCAACTGGTTGTCAG GCAAAATCACCAATCAGAACTTTGGATGAACTTTCTGTCACTGAGGTGCCTTCAACTCCATATTTCCCATCAATCTCTGAAAGGAAACAGAACAGTGCCAATGGGGATGACTTCTGCTGCCACAAGTTTGAGACGGACGTCCCTAACACATCTCTTTCCAGCACCAACGTAGCTGGTGGATTACCGGACGTGGTTGGTCTATGCTTTGGGATAAGGAACATACATCGTTGCTATGTTATAACAGCTCGTTCCCGCTCTTTTCTTTATCACCAG GTTCGACTGCTTGTTGGCGTTCTCAAATCTGTTGGCACGGGAAATCTCACTTCAGCAGATG TGAAAAAGATACTGGATGCCAAGTCTGTGACTGCTGCAAGTCCCATGGCCCCTGCTTGTGGTCTCTACCTTGGGCATGTAAAGTATGAGATACCATGA